From Leptodactylus fuscus isolate aLepFus1 chromosome 11, aLepFus1.hap2, whole genome shotgun sequence, one genomic window encodes:
- the LOC142185052 gene encoding ficolin-2-like, producing MYNYLSLLLHTEDRRCCDVPVEYHGAKDCKDLLERGAHISDWYTIYPDGKPMKVYCDMHTDGGGWIVFHRRWDGSVDFTRNWKSYKEGFGSRQEFWLGNENIYRITVHGKWEIRVDLHDSESVKYFAKYASFKLLGECEKYKLLLGHFTGGNAGDALFEHNNMKFSTFDEDNDEHATAHCGLQYRGGWWFKSCFSAHLNGLYIKGKHKESKIGINWVTAKDEHYSFEHAEMKIRFVL from the exons ATGTATAACTATCTGTCTCTCCTCCTTCACACAGAAGATAGAAGATGCTGTGACGTCCCAGTGGAATATCATG GTGCCAAAGACTGCAAGGACCTGCTGGAACGAGGGGCACATATCAGTGACTGGTACACCATATATCCTGATGGCAAACCAATGAAAGTCTATTGTGACATGCACACTGATGGAGGCGGATGGATT gtgtttcacaggcGCTGGGATGGATCTGTGGATTTCACCCGTAACTGGAAATCTTACAAAGAAGGATTTGGAAGTCGCCAGGAGTTTTGGCTGGGAAATGAGAACATATATAGAATAACCGTCCATG GTAAATGGGAGATCCGTGTTGACCTCCATGATTCTGAATCTGTAAAGTATTTTGCTAAATACGCCTCCTTCAAGCTCTTGGGCGAGTGTGAGAAGTACAAACTACTGCTGGGCCATTTCACTGGAGGAAATGCAG GGGACGCTCTGTTTGAGCATAACAACATGAAGTTCTCCACCTTCGATGAGGACAACGATGAACATGCCACTGCTCACTGTGGGCTTCAGTACCGGGGCGGCTGGTGGTTCAAGTCCTGCTTCTCTGCCCACCTGAACGGGCTGTATATTAAGGGTAAACACAAAGAATCCAAAATTGGCATCAACTGGGTCACTGCAAAGGATGAGCACTACTCTTTCGAACATGCAGAAATGAAGATCAGATTTGTGTTATAA